Proteins found in one Limnohabitans sp. TEGF004 genomic segment:
- a CDS encoding FMN-binding negative transcriptional regulator, whose protein sequence is MYLPPQFKAKDEAHALALMRAHPFANLISVDDDGFPAVTHIPLHLTQANGQHVLLGHCAKANPHWRYLQSRPQALVTFMGPQAYMSPKVYPDLTRVPTWSYLAVHAKVDATLVEEPAAKDRLLKQLIGDHEPPYAAQWRGLGEDYQHKMLNAIVAFELCITELQCKLKLNQHRPESHAAMHAAYAQGSADEQALAEWMVKLGMVQP, encoded by the coding sequence GTGTACCTGCCCCCGCAGTTCAAAGCCAAAGATGAGGCACATGCGCTCGCTCTCATGCGAGCGCATCCGTTTGCAAACCTCATCAGTGTGGACGACGATGGTTTTCCAGCCGTCACGCACATTCCCCTTCATTTGACACAAGCCAATGGCCAGCACGTGTTGCTGGGCCACTGTGCCAAGGCCAACCCGCATTGGCGTTATTTGCAGTCGCGCCCCCAAGCACTGGTGACCTTCATGGGTCCGCAGGCCTATATGTCGCCCAAGGTGTATCCAGACCTCACGCGCGTGCCCACGTGGAGCTACTTGGCAGTGCATGCCAAGGTTGATGCCACATTGGTAGAAGAGCCTGCTGCCAAAGACCGCTTACTCAAACAACTCATTGGTGACCACGAGCCGCCTTATGCCGCGCAGTGGCGTGGTTTGGGTGAAGACTACCAACACAAAATGCTCAACGCCATCGTAGCGTTTGAGTTGTGCATCACCGAGCTGCAATGCAAGCTCAAACTCAACCAACACCGCCCCGAATCACACGCGGCCATGCATGCTGCCTATGCGCAGGGCAGCGCGGATGAGCAAGCTTTGGCTGAATGGATGGTCAAGCTCGGCATGGTGCAGCCATGA
- the tadA gene encoding tRNA adenosine(34) deaminase TadA, which produces MTHSPEDIGFMQLALRQAQAAADAGEVPVGAVVVRAGQVIASAHNAPLASHDPTAHAEVNAMRAAAQALGNYRLDDCTLYVTLEPCAMCSGAALHARFKRVVFGATEPKTGAAGSVLNLFAHEQINHQTQVTGGVLAHECAALLQGFFEQRRAQQQLSKVPLREDALRTSDAAFSSLDVPIALSHFTADLPALDGLRLHWFDNRTSNTQAQASPHVYLHGLDDWSVQYAPQLQSAEPVIALDLPGFGLSDKPKKIATHRLAWHAQVLREFLASVQPAPSALHAPRVMAPLLANLQLPIHWVESPELSAALRDAPYPDRGHMAGPRALSTLLMAPVSTPPPKRS; this is translated from the coding sequence ATGACGCATTCGCCTGAAGATATCGGCTTCATGCAGCTGGCCTTGCGCCAAGCGCAAGCTGCTGCCGATGCCGGTGAAGTGCCGGTGGGTGCGGTGGTGGTGAGGGCAGGGCAGGTGATTGCCTCGGCCCACAACGCACCGTTGGCCAGCCATGACCCCACAGCGCATGCCGAAGTAAATGCTATGCGCGCTGCGGCCCAAGCGCTGGGCAACTACCGACTGGACGACTGCACCTTGTATGTGACGCTAGAGCCTTGCGCCATGTGCAGCGGCGCGGCGCTGCATGCGCGTTTCAAGCGCGTGGTGTTTGGCGCGACCGAGCCTAAAACAGGTGCAGCGGGTTCGGTACTCAATCTGTTTGCGCACGAACAAATCAACCACCAAACCCAAGTGACCGGCGGGGTGTTGGCCCACGAATGTGCGGCACTGCTGCAAGGCTTTTTTGAACAACGCCGTGCTCAGCAACAGCTGAGCAAAGTACCTTTGCGTGAAGATGCTTTGCGCACTTCAGACGCTGCATTTTCCAGTTTGGATGTGCCAATTGCGCTGTCGCATTTCACGGCTGACTTACCCGCTTTAGACGGCTTGCGTTTGCATTGGTTTGACAACCGCACCAGCAACACACAAGCCCAAGCCTCACCGCATGTGTATCTGCATGGGCTCGACGACTGGAGCGTGCAATATGCGCCGCAACTGCAATCGGCAGAGCCTGTGATCGCTTTGGACTTGCCTGGGTTTGGCCTGTCTGACAAGCCTAAAAAAATCGCTACGCATCGCTTGGCGTGGCACGCACAAGTGCTGCGCGAGTTTTTGGCTAGCGTACAGCCCGCGCCGTCGGCTTTGCATGCACCGCGTGTGATGGCACCTTTGCTGGCTAATTTGCAATTGCCTATCCATTGGGTCGAGTCACCCGAGCTATCCGCTGCTTTGCGCGATGCGCCATATCCAGACCGTGGCCACATGGCAGGTCCTCGTGCCTTGAGCACCTTGCTGATGGCACCTGTATCCACGCCACCGCCGAAACGAAGTTAA
- a CDS encoding LD-carboxypeptidase yields the protein MAHIYIYSPSGAVRDKAAFKRGVARLKKLGHEVELDADALSSHTRFAGDDATRLAAIHRAADSGADVALISRGGYGLTRILPAIKYKQVAKAIAKGTQFVGLSDFTAFQNALLAKTGAVTWAGPALGEDFGAEQPDDIMEACFDDMVSGQGEGAGWQLSKACAAANETRRPGVWARDAVLWGGNLAVLVSLLGTPYFPQIKNGVLFLEDVGEHPYRVERMLTQLLHAGVLADQKAIVLGQFNSYKLTPHDKGFKLQSVVDWLRAQIKAPVLTDLPFGHVATKLCLPVGEKIDLVVEDRDALLLWAHADH from the coding sequence ATGGCTCATATTTACATCTATTCTCCCAGCGGCGCGGTGCGCGACAAAGCAGCTTTCAAACGTGGCGTGGCACGCCTGAAAAAACTCGGCCACGAGGTAGAGCTTGATGCTGACGCACTCAGCAGCCACACCCGTTTTGCCGGTGACGATGCCACTCGCTTAGCAGCCATCCATCGCGCAGCCGATAGTGGCGCAGATGTGGCCTTGATTTCACGCGGTGGTTACGGCCTCACACGCATCTTGCCAGCCATCAAATACAAACAAGTGGCCAAAGCCATTGCCAAAGGCACGCAGTTTGTGGGCTTGAGCGACTTCACGGCTTTTCAAAATGCACTGCTTGCCAAAACTGGGGCGGTCACTTGGGCGGGGCCCGCCTTGGGCGAAGACTTTGGTGCAGAGCAGCCAGACGACATCATGGAGGCTTGTTTTGACGACATGGTCAGCGGCCAGGGCGAGGGCGCGGGTTGGCAATTGTCTAAAGCTTGCGCTGCAGCTAATGAGACACGCCGCCCTGGTGTATGGGCACGCGATGCCGTACTTTGGGGTGGTAATTTGGCTGTATTGGTTTCTTTACTCGGCACGCCCTATTTCCCCCAAATTAAAAATGGCGTGTTGTTCTTAGAAGATGTGGGTGAACATCCATACCGTGTTGAACGCATGCTGACGCAGCTGTTGCATGCAGGCGTATTGGCTGATCAAAAAGCGATTGTGTTGGGTCAGTTCAACAGCTACAAGCTCACGCCACACGACAAAGGCTTCAAACTTCAAAGCGTCGTCGATTGGCTGCGCGCGCAAATCAAAGCGCCCGTACTAACTGATTTGCCGTTTGGCCATGTCGCAACCAAGCTCTGTTTACCCGTTGGCGAAAAGATTGACTTGGTGGTGGAAGATCGTGATGCCTTATTGCTTTGGGCACATGCTGATCATTGA
- a CDS encoding ankyrin repeat domain-containing protein: MHLDRADVIQKLLVRGFDPNTPNEKGVAGLLVAIQSEAPKSALTLAKHPQANLNVQNQLGETPLMLAAINNHLELAKVLIQRGAEVNKTGWTPLHYAATRGHREMMRLLLDNDAYIDSESANGTTPLMMAAYSAPPLAVKLLLEEGADPTLVNNGNASALDLAVRVDQPQSVFYIKAFTEAWYIQNPIKEESATK; encoded by the coding sequence ATGCACCTGGACCGAGCCGATGTGATTCAGAAGCTCCTAGTGCGAGGTTTTGACCCCAATACACCTAACGAGAAAGGTGTTGCAGGCCTGTTGGTCGCCATCCAATCAGAAGCGCCCAAATCAGCCTTGACTTTGGCGAAGCACCCACAAGCCAACCTGAATGTCCAAAACCAGTTGGGCGAAACACCACTCATGCTTGCAGCAATTAACAACCATCTAGAACTAGCCAAAGTGTTAATTCAGCGTGGCGCAGAAGTCAACAAAACAGGCTGGACACCCTTGCATTACGCGGCCACACGTGGCCATCGTGAAATGATGCGTTTGTTGCTAGACAACGATGCCTACATTGACAGCGAATCCGCCAATGGCACAACACCTTTGATGATGGCAGCTTATTCAGCGCCGCCTTTGGCTGTGAAGTTGCTGCTGGAAGAAGGTGCAGACCCCACGCTCGTCAACAACGGCAACGCATCTGCCTTGGACTTGGCTGTGCGTGTGGACCAGCCACAAAGCGTTTTCTATATCAAAGCATTCACCGAAGCTTGGTACATCCAAAATCCAATCAAAGAAGAGAGCGCCACCAAGTGA
- a CDS encoding TatD family hydrolase: protein MFTDSHCHLNFPELVENIHTIRDDMAKAQVTRALVISTTLERFPEVHGLATQFDNFWATVGVHPDNEGVQEPTLDDLLTRAQLPKVVGIGETGLDYYRLGERTVTDMEWQRNRFRIHIEAAQQTQLPLVIHTRSSSADTVAILKEQGENGSAGSAGGVFHCFTETADVARAGLDLGLYISFSGILTFKNAQDLRDVAQFVPMDRILIETDSPYLAPVPHRGKTNNPSFVPFVAQQIAEIKGMTVEAVAEATSRNFDQLFSGVLK, encoded by the coding sequence ATGTTCACCGATTCCCATTGCCACCTGAATTTTCCAGAGCTGGTTGAAAACATCCACACCATCCGCGACGACATGGCCAAGGCCCAAGTCACGCGCGCTTTGGTCATCAGCACAACACTCGAGCGTTTTCCTGAGGTGCACGGCTTAGCCACGCAGTTCGACAACTTTTGGGCCACCGTGGGCGTGCACCCCGACAACGAAGGCGTGCAAGAACCCACGCTCGATGACCTGTTGACCCGCGCTCAACTGCCCAAAGTAGTGGGCATTGGCGAAACTGGGTTGGACTATTACCGCTTGGGCGAGCGCACCGTTACCGACATGGAATGGCAGCGCAACCGCTTTCGCATCCACATCGAAGCCGCGCAGCAAACCCAGCTGCCTTTGGTCATCCACACCCGCAGCTCGTCGGCAGACACCGTGGCGATTTTGAAAGAGCAGGGCGAAAACGGCTCAGCCGGCAGTGCAGGGGGCGTGTTTCACTGCTTCACCGAAACCGCAGACGTGGCCCGTGCAGGCTTAGACCTTGGCCTGTACATCTCGTTCTCCGGCATCTTGACCTTCAAAAATGCCCAAGACTTGCGTGACGTCGCGCAATTTGTGCCGATGGACCGCATCTTGATTGAGACTGACAGCCCTTATTTGGCCCCTGTTCCTCATCGAGGCAAGACCAATAATCCATCGTTTGTGCCGTTTGTTGCGCAGCAGATTGCAGAAATCAAAGGCATGACAGTGGAAGCCGTGGCTGAGGCCACCAGTCGCAACTTTGACCAACTTTTCAGCGGTGTTCTTAAATGA